The DNA sequence CGCGGGTCATCCAGGGCATCGGCCTCGGCGGCGAGGGCGCCGGCGCCACACTGATGTCGATGGAGCACGCTCCGGCGGGCAAGCGCAACCTGTATGCGGGCTTCCCGCAGATGGGCACGCCGGCCGGGCTTGTCGTCGCCAACATCGTCTTCCTGAGCACCAGCGCACTCCTGCCGACGGGGGCGTTCGAGTCCTGGGGCTGGCGCATCCCGTTCCTGCTCAGCATCGTGCTGGTGGCGGTGGGCCTCGCCATCCGGCTGCGCGTCGAGGAGTCCCCGTCGTTCTCACAGGTCGTCGAGGACAAGGGCGTGGCGCGGTTCCCGCTGCGCGAGGCGCTCGACGCCGGCTTCCCCCGCCTGGGGCTCACGCTGTGCGCGGTGCTCGCGAATTCCGCGGTGGCCTACGTGTTCATGGTGTTCACGCTCTCCTACGGCACCAAGCAGCTCGACTACAACAAGGACTTCCTCATCGCCTGCGTCTCCGTCGCCGCCGTGGTGTGGTTCGTGAGCATCCCGTACTGGACGGGCGTGGCCGACCGCTTCGGCCGCCGGCGGATGTTCGTCTGGGGATCGCTCGCCATCCTGGTGTGGTGCATCGCGTTCCTGCCCATGCTCAACACCGGCAACGTGGTGGTCGCGGCGCTCGCGTTCCTGGGGATGGGTCTCATCGTCCCGGTGACGCACAGCGTGCAGGGCGCGATCATCGCCGACACCTTCCCGGCGTCCGTGCGGTACTCGGGCACGTCGCTGATCCTGCAGCTCGGCGCCATCCTCGGCGGCGGCCTGGCCCCGATCATCTCCACGGCGCTGGTCGGCGGCTCCGGCGGTTCGGCCGGCGTGACGGTGTACCTCGTCGTCATCTGCGCGATCAGCCTCACCGGCGCCGTGGCCCTGTTCCGCCGGGTGCCGGAGGGCGAACGGGACGACGAGGCGATCGTCGCGGAGGTCCGACTGGCGGAGGTCGTCGAGTAGCAACCCCACGCTTCTTCCTGGGCGGGGCGCCCGGCACCGCACGGTGCCGGGCGCCCCGTTTGCGTGCGCCGGAGTCACTATGCGCAAAAGGGCATGACTCGGTGGGGAATCGGCATTAGACGCGCATCACGTGTGACCCTAGTCTCATTACTGCGACCTTGTAGACCAGCAACACAGTGCGCGTAGCCGACGAGGCGCAGTGCAGCCGAGGAGTGGTGATGGAACTCGTGATCCTGGGAAGCGGCGGCGGCCCGCAGCCGAATCCCAGCCGCAGCGCGCCGGCGATGGCCATCGAGCACGACGGCGCCGTCTACGTGGTGGACTGCGGCAACGGCGTGGCCCGTCAGCTCGTCTCCGCCGGCTACCGGCTGCGCGACCTCGGCGGAGTGCTGCTCACCCACCATCACATCGACCACAACGCCGACTACGGCAACCTGGTCGCGCTGGCGTGGACGGCCGGCCTCGTCGATCCGGTCCCCGCCTACGGCCCGACGCCGATGGCGCAGATCACCGACCAGTACGTCGCAATGAACACGATCGACGTCGACCATCGCGAGGCTCTCGGCCGACCGAAGCTGCGCTCGCTGTTCGACCCCCAGGACGTCGCCGGCGACGGCACGGTCTTCAGCGTCGACGGGCTCACCGTCACCGCGGCGGCCGTCGAGCACCCGCCCCTGGAGGCGTACGGCTACCGCTTCGAGACCGAGCGGGGCGCCATCGCGGTCTCCGGCGACACCACGTACTGCCAGGCGATGGTGGAGCTCGCGCGCGGGGCCGACGTGATGGTGCACGAGGCGTTCTCGCCCGAGCACCTGCACCTGCTCACGCGCGGGACCAACACGAAGGTCGAGCGGCTGCAGCAGCACTTCCGGCAGGCCCACACCACCGCGGAGGACGCGGGCCGGGTGGCGGCGGAGGCCGGAGTCAAGACCCTTGTGCTGTGGCACCTGATCCCCACCGAGGGCGTCACCGACGACGAATGGATCGCTCAGGCCCGCAAGCATTTCGACGGCGAGGTCCTCGTGAGTCGCGACCTGCTGCGCGTCACGGTCTGATCCGCCGCCCCACCAGCAAAGGAATCACGATGAAGAAGCTGAGCGCGCTCCTCGCGGCGGTGACCGCGTGCGCCGTTCTCGCTGCGTGCGGAACCGCCTCGGGCGAGGTCGAGGGCAACACATTCCACGTGGGCACGATCCCCAACCCCAGCGACGTCGCCATCTACCTCGGCAACACGCAGGGCTTCTACGCCGACGCCGGGCTGACGGTGGAACCCAAGATCGCCACCGGATTCGCGCCCAACCTGGCCTCCGTCATCAACGGCGAAAGCCAGGTGGGCTTCGCAGCGGTGGTGCCGCTGATCGTCGCCAAGTCCAAGGGCGCGCCGATCACGATCATCGCCGGGGCGGACAAGGCGCCCGCCGAGTACGACCCCGCCACCGACCCGGACCG is a window from the Tomitella gaofuii genome containing:
- a CDS encoding MBL fold metallo-hydrolase → MELVILGSGGGPQPNPSRSAPAMAIEHDGAVYVVDCGNGVARQLVSAGYRLRDLGGVLLTHHHIDHNADYGNLVALAWTAGLVDPVPAYGPTPMAQITDQYVAMNTIDVDHREALGRPKLRSLFDPQDVAGDGTVFSVDGLTVTAAAVEHPPLEAYGYRFETERGAIAVSGDTTYCQAMVELARGADVMVHEAFSPEHLHLLTRGTNTKVERLQQHFRQAHTTAEDAGRVAAEAGVKTLVLWHLIPTEGVTDDEWIAQARKHFDGEVLVSRDLLRVTV
- a CDS encoding MFS transporter gives rise to the protein MDNQPARRLTVGAARRRTAAAMLVGTTLEWYDFFLYGTAAALIFNTQFFPELSPTAGTLAAFSTFAVGFVARPIGGLVFGHFGDRIGRRNTLIVSLLMMGLASTAIGLIPNFDAIGFWAPALLVMARVIQGIGLGGEGAGATLMSMEHAPAGKRNLYAGFPQMGTPAGLVVANIVFLSTSALLPTGAFESWGWRIPFLLSIVLVAVGLAIRLRVEESPSFSQVVEDKGVARFPLREALDAGFPRLGLTLCAVLANSAVAYVFMVFTLSYGTKQLDYNKDFLIACVSVAAVVWFVSIPYWTGVADRFGRRRMFVWGSLAILVWCIAFLPMLNTGNVVVAALAFLGMGLIVPVTHSVQGAIIADTFPASVRYSGTSLILQLGAILGGGLAPIISTALVGGSGGSAGVTVYLVVICAISLTGAVALFRRVPEGERDDEAIVAEVRLAEVVE